From the Melioribacteraceae bacterium 4301-Me genome, the window CGGCGCCAATATCATGACATCTGGCAGAGATACAATGCCGGCGAGCCTCTCGAAGAAGAGGAAAAAATTATTGCAGAACTTATGGCCGAACACGAAGAATTTTATGACGACTGGAATTCAACTGACTTTGATTATGAGTACAGCCCGGAAAAGGATGAAGTAAATCCGTTTCTCCATTTAATGATTGATACTGTTGTAATGAACCAAATTTTAGCCAACGATCCACCGCAAACAAGATTTACATATAACAAATTGACAGCGCGGGGATATTCACATCTCGAAGCAATCCATGAAATTGCCGCCGTTGTAGTCGAAGAAATCTGGAATATATTGCATGAAAAAAGGCCATTTGATGAAAAAAAATATGTAAGTAAGTTGAAAAAGCTAAAATAAACAACGTATCCAAACAATCATCCCAATCCTCCAAGCTTGGTAATCTTACATTTTGATATTATTATTGAT encodes:
- a CDS encoding DUF1841 family protein, which codes for MEKFNLSEIKELSRRQYHDIWQRYNAGEPLEEEEKIIAELMAEHEEFYDDWNSTDFDYEYSPEKDEVNPFLHLMIDTVVMNQILANDPPQTRFTYNKLTARGYSHLEAIHEIAAVVVEEIWNILHEKRPFDEKKYVSKLKKLK